A region from the Serinus canaria isolate serCan28SL12 chromosome 10, serCan2020, whole genome shotgun sequence genome encodes:
- the ARPP19 gene encoding cAMP-regulated phosphoprotein 19 isoform X2: MEDKVLSPEKAEEAKLKARYPHLGQKPGGSDFLRKRLQKGQKYFDSGDYNMAKAKMKNKQLPTAAPDKTEVTGDHIPTPQDLPQRKPSLVASKLAG; encoded by the exons ATGGAGGATAAGGTGTTAAGTccagaaaaagctgaagaagcAAAATTGAAAGCAAGATATCCTCATCTGGGCCAGAAGCCAGGAGGCTCAGACTTCTTGAGGAAGAGGCTTCAAAAAGGA CAAAAATACTTTGATTCTGGTGACTACAACATGGCTAAAGCAAAGATGAAGAATAAGCAACTGCCTACTGCAGCTCCTGACAAGACAGAAGTCACTGGTGACCATATTCCTACTCCACAGGATCTTCCTCAGCGGAAACCATCTCTTGTTGCTAGCAAGCTGGCTGGCTGA
- the ARPP19 gene encoding cAMP-regulated phosphoprotein 19 isoform X1: MSAESSEPASAEEQKEMEDKVLSPEKAEEAKLKARYPHLGQKPGGSDFLRKRLQKGQKYFDSGDYNMAKAKMKNKQLPTAAPDKTEVTGDHIPTPQDLPQRKPSLVASKLAG; encoded by the exons ATGTCTGCCGAGAGCTCCGAGCCCGCCTCGGCCGAGGAGCAGAAG GAGATGGAGGATAAGGTGTTAAGTccagaaaaagctgaagaagcAAAATTGAAAGCAAGATATCCTCATCTGGGCCAGAAGCCAGGAGGCTCAGACTTCTTGAGGAAGAGGCTTCAAAAAGGA CAAAAATACTTTGATTCTGGTGACTACAACATGGCTAAAGCAAAGATGAAGAATAAGCAACTGCCTACTGCAGCTCCTGACAAGACAGAAGTCACTGGTGACCATATTCCTACTCCACAGGATCTTCCTCAGCGGAAACCATCTCTTGTTGCTAGCAAGCTGGCTGGCTGA